One genomic region from Arenicella chitinivorans encodes:
- a CDS encoding HAAS signaling domain-containing protein, with protein sequence MKQIDRYLADLTKYLTRLEHDRVGDVVAEVRSHILDACEAEDAEMGSVDIDGLLSRFGEPRLLAARYTEHVLTGAPLPRGMHAIQVVKRNAKKGLTVGMFVYGYGVALGIVALAIVKLLFPSQLGAWSAAGGESLTISLFGAPADQGAELLGYWLVPIMLGIAAVLAYFTTRVISELKRAE encoded by the coding sequence ATGAAACAAATTGATCGATATTTAGCGGACCTTACAAAGTACCTAACTCGATTAGAGCATGATCGTGTTGGAGACGTGGTGGCGGAAGTCAGAAGCCACATCCTCGATGCGTGTGAGGCAGAAGACGCTGAAATGGGGTCAGTCGATATTGATGGATTGCTTTCAAGGTTCGGGGAGCCGAGATTGTTGGCAGCTCGCTACACAGAACACGTACTAACCGGCGCACCCTTGCCACGCGGAATGCATGCGATTCAAGTCGTAAAACGCAATGCCAAAAAGGGATTAACCGTCGGCATGTTCGTGTACGGGTATGGTGTGGCGCTTGGGATCGTGGCGTTGGCAATTGTTAAGCTGCTATTCCCCAGTCAGCTTGGTGCTTGGTCCGCAGCGGGCGGTGAGAGTTTGACGATCTCATTATTTGGTGCACCGGCGGATCAAGGCGCAGAGCTTTTGGGCTATTGGCTGGTGCCGATCATGTTAGGCATAGCGGCGGTGTTGGCGTACTTTACGACGCGTGTCATATCTGAGCTTAAACGGGCAGAGTAG
- a CDS encoding metallophosphoesterase, whose translation MIRRLASALRNFLLSCLALVAMMLVIAYVVGADIHYGDNPLASKVGDEGPHVFYQGDNVVVSYIRGGKESGFSIESTTYPADSSISAEVQFPLDGSRFSVEIHPDVGMPPPSEYQTTAPILVISDVESNFKAMRDFLIAQDVITTELSWAFGSGHLVLTGDFVDRGFSTTQVLWLIYKLEQEAASVGGKVHYILGNHEVKNLQGNYLKAAYKYTYIAGILGLHQHELFADSALLGRWLASKNAVEKINDTLFLHGGIAPQIAAQNLSLSQINNIVRAAYRTQYFNQPEEETKPEDVLNSTTLGVVWYRGLLAGKLVQTDVDQVLAAFDVRAMVVGHTPQHRVSSLYEGSVFAVNVKHPTDYRGTFPSRRSEGLYIHNRRFYRALDDGRRLLL comes from the coding sequence ATGATCCGAAGGTTGGCCAGTGCATTACGAAACTTCCTGTTGTCATGTCTGGCGTTGGTGGCGATGATGTTGGTCATCGCCTACGTCGTTGGTGCTGATATCCACTACGGCGATAACCCGCTGGCAAGCAAAGTAGGTGATGAGGGGCCGCATGTGTTCTACCAAGGCGACAACGTTGTGGTTTCATACATTCGAGGGGGCAAAGAGTCCGGATTTAGCATTGAGTCCACGACTTATCCCGCCGACTCATCAATCTCTGCAGAGGTTCAATTTCCACTAGATGGCTCACGCTTTTCGGTTGAGATACACCCGGATGTCGGAATGCCACCACCGTCGGAGTATCAAACGACTGCCCCAATCCTTGTCATTTCAGACGTAGAAAGCAATTTTAAAGCGATGCGCGATTTTCTAATCGCACAAGACGTTATCACGACTGAGTTAAGCTGGGCGTTTGGCTCAGGGCACCTCGTGTTAACCGGCGACTTCGTCGACCGAGGTTTTTCGACGACGCAAGTATTATGGTTGATCTACAAATTAGAGCAAGAAGCCGCATCCGTTGGCGGCAAAGTGCATTATATTTTAGGTAACCATGAAGTAAAAAATCTGCAAGGGAACTATCTAAAAGCAGCCTATAAATACACCTATATTGCGGGTATTTTAGGTTTACACCAGCATGAATTATTTGCAGATTCAGCACTGTTGGGGCGATGGCTCGCGTCTAAGAATGCTGTTGAGAAAATCAACGATACGCTGTTTCTACATGGTGGGATAGCACCGCAGATCGCGGCTCAGAATTTAAGCCTGAGCCAGATCAATAACATCGTACGAGCAGCCTATCGGACACAGTATTTTAATCAACCCGAAGAAGAGACCAAGCCTGAAGATGTGCTGAACTCTACGACGCTTGGCGTGGTGTGGTATCGTGGATTACTTGCCGGCAAGCTCGTGCAGACTGACGTAGATCAGGTTCTGGCGGCCTTTGACGTGCGAGCGATGGTGGTGGGGCACACACCACAGCACCGTGTTAGTTCACTCTACGAGGGGTCGGTTTTCGCGGTCAACGTGAAGCACCCGACGGATTATCGCGGCACATTTCCGTCTCGTCGGTCAGAGGGGCTCTATATTCATAATCGGCGTTTTTATCGGGCGCTGGATGATGGTCGGCGTCTACTGTTGTGA
- a CDS encoding efflux RND transporter permease subunit, with amino-acid sequence MENTLALWLVKHRNYLALASVLLTLALALGAKNLYLNTNYNVFFDADDAQMVAHEQQQSEFTKTDNLVLLLTPKDAPTIFTEAGLHAVFDITERAWSTPFAIRVDSLTNFQHSYAENDDLVVADLLLEPEPLSQSDLERLQNIATNEPRLRNRIIAADGKSTLINVSVELPAYPHASASHSERVNMLLARDTAIRDVVAYGEALQQALSADYPELSVHLLGETVINQRLADASDRDAASLIPVMFLVIVIILGILLRSAVSIVAALGVILFAIVASIGLNGWLGAAMNMVNMVAPIIILTIAVCDSVHVLANYLDQLSQGDEPEQAMHHSLRINLQPVFITSLTTAVGFLTLNFSPSPPFRDLGSLCAFGVMYAMLMTITLLPAIAVKFIRSAKPVTRKDRTLTRASNWIIQHQTLALGIATVTTVVCLAFIPQNEIDDDPARYFKTHNPYRMAVDFSQTSLPGINDINFTLDCGTPDCIYQPEFLHGADKFASWLRTQDNVETVISYVEVIKKINANFHDDQSDQFKLPEDSAQIAQYNLLYELSLPYGLDLNTLTNMDKSAIKVAAFVRQTSTGNFLELESAAADWLTQDLQLSAPRGSSIRMMFSSLGEENIRGMIWGALFALLGVTLTILASLRSLRYGLISLVANSFPALIAIGIWGMTIAHVNMAVAAVFSITLGIIVDDSVHFISKYRYARLHKNYTPEDAIDYTMRNVGGALFVTTLVLTIGFGLLCFSDFNLNAYLGGLTALTVVVALVFDYLVLPPLLIKFDKQGT; translated from the coding sequence ATGGAAAACACACTCGCATTATGGTTGGTCAAACACCGTAATTATCTGGCCTTGGCCAGTGTTTTACTTACTTTGGCGCTCGCCCTCGGTGCTAAGAATCTTTATCTGAACACCAACTACAATGTGTTTTTTGATGCTGACGATGCGCAAATGGTCGCCCATGAGCAGCAGCAGTCTGAGTTCACCAAAACCGACAACCTGGTATTATTGCTCACGCCGAAAGATGCGCCAACGATATTCACCGAGGCTGGGTTACATGCTGTGTTTGATATCACCGAGCGTGCTTGGTCCACACCGTTTGCCATTCGCGTCGACTCACTCACCAATTTTCAGCACAGCTACGCAGAAAACGATGATTTGGTAGTGGCAGACCTCTTGCTTGAACCGGAGCCATTAAGCCAGTCCGACCTTGAGCGTTTGCAAAACATCGCAACCAATGAACCACGGCTGCGCAATCGAATCATTGCAGCCGATGGTAAGAGCACATTAATTAATGTCTCAGTTGAGCTACCCGCTTACCCGCACGCTTCAGCATCCCACAGTGAACGTGTAAACATGCTGTTGGCACGTGATACGGCGATTCGTGATGTGGTGGCCTACGGCGAAGCACTACAACAGGCCTTGAGTGCAGATTACCCAGAGCTAAGCGTCCACCTGCTCGGCGAAACCGTGATCAATCAACGCCTGGCGGATGCGTCTGACCGCGATGCCGCAAGCTTGATACCGGTGATGTTCTTGGTAATCGTGATCATTCTGGGAATCCTGCTGCGATCTGCGGTGAGTATCGTGGCGGCGCTGGGCGTCATCCTGTTCGCGATTGTGGCCAGTATTGGATTAAATGGCTGGCTTGGCGCTGCAATGAACATGGTCAATATGGTCGCGCCGATCATTATTCTGACCATCGCCGTGTGCGACAGTGTCCACGTACTGGCGAATTATCTCGACCAACTGAGTCAAGGCGACGAACCCGAACAAGCGATGCACCACAGCTTGCGTATTAACCTGCAGCCAGTATTCATCACCAGCCTGACCACGGCAGTCGGTTTCCTGACCTTAAATTTCTCGCCTTCGCCACCATTTCGAGACCTTGGCAGCCTGTGTGCCTTTGGTGTGATGTACGCGATGCTGATGACGATTACGCTACTGCCAGCCATCGCCGTGAAGTTTATTCGTTCAGCGAAACCTGTCACCCGTAAAGACCGCACACTAACACGAGCATCGAACTGGATTATTCAACACCAAACACTGGCGCTCGGCATCGCGACAGTCACCACCGTGGTGTGCCTGGCGTTTATCCCGCAAAACGAAATTGATGACGACCCAGCCCGTTATTTTAAAACACACAACCCGTATCGCATGGCAGTGGATTTTTCGCAAACCAGCCTGCCGGGCATCAACGATATCAATTTTACGCTGGATTGCGGCACACCCGACTGCATCTACCAACCCGAATTTCTACACGGCGCAGACAAATTTGCGTCGTGGCTGCGCACTCAGGACAACGTGGAAACTGTGATTTCCTACGTGGAAGTCATCAAGAAAATCAACGCTAACTTTCACGACGACCAGTCAGATCAGTTCAAGCTACCCGAAGACTCGGCACAGATAGCGCAATACAACCTATTGTACGAACTGTCGCTGCCCTATGGCCTGGACCTGAATACACTCACCAACATGGACAAATCCGCCATCAAAGTCGCCGCTTTCGTTCGCCAGACCAGTACCGGTAACTTTTTGGAGCTGGAGTCCGCCGCTGCCGATTGGCTGACCCAAGACCTGCAACTTTCAGCCCCCCGCGGAAGCAGTATTCGCATGATGTTTTCGTCTTTGGGTGAAGAAAACATCCGCGGTATGATCTGGGGCGCATTGTTCGCCCTGTTGGGTGTGACTCTAACAATATTGGCCTCACTGCGGTCTCTGCGATACGGCTTGATCAGCCTGGTCGCCAATAGTTTTCCAGCACTGATCGCCATCGGCATTTGGGGCATGACAATCGCACACGTAAACATGGCGGTCGCGGCGGTATTCAGCATCACTCTGGGCATCATTGTTGATGACTCCGTGCATTTCATTAGCAAATACCGCTACGCCAGACTGCACAAAAACTACACACCAGAGGATGCCATCGACTACACCATGCGCAATGTCGGTGGCGCACTTTTTGTAACCACCCTCGTACTCACCATTGGATTCGGCTTATTGTGCTTCTCGGATTTTAACCTCAACGCCTACCTCGGTGGCCTAACCGCACTGACGGTCGTTGTCGCTCTGGTTTTTGATTACCTAGTGTTACCACCATTGTTAATCAAGTTCGATAAACAGGGCACTTAG
- a CDS encoding AMP-binding protein, which yields MSVARDVLIKALANYPQNAALSLGNSTYSYAELLVNLEDTITDALSACGHTGSLGVLADKSLNGYRAVAGALLSGQTYIPLNVKYPDARNLAILERSGTSLLVVDAAFEAVAARLNTQLGGVLDILVIDHDEHHTLTSVLHPAERDQRVSMDPRFDDLAYLLFTSGSTGEPKGVPVSNGNLLAYLDNICTVFEFREDDRFSQFFDFTFDLSVHDLMVCWQNGACLCPPTKAGMLMPLHFAKSAQLSVWFSVPSLALTAKDLLGDKFSEFVLPSLRCSLFCGEALPQTLAQQWQKIASGPLINLYGPTEATIAFTAHEYSDADTDYSVVPIGKPFGTNQISLLDAAGNAQPQAELCLGGDQVFAGYWMRDDLTEKAFHQRANQTPWYRSGDVASLRDDAVLVYHGRADRQVQVGGFRVELQEVEHVLRNLTDRGELGVIAYPVSDIGEARGLIAFVRGEALDTQAIRAACQQDLPTYMIPSDIVALDELPYNANGKLDYKQLYKVAEQRTA from the coding sequence ATGTCGGTCGCTCGTGATGTTCTAATCAAGGCACTGGCGAACTACCCTCAGAACGCTGCACTCAGCCTGGGAAATTCGACCTATTCCTACGCTGAGTTGCTGGTCAATCTGGAGGACACCATCACGGATGCGCTGTCTGCGTGTGGCCATACCGGCTCGCTCGGCGTGCTGGCCGATAAGTCACTCAACGGGTACCGCGCGGTCGCCGGTGCTCTGTTGAGTGGTCAGACCTATATTCCGTTAAACGTAAAGTATCCAGATGCACGAAACCTCGCGATTCTCGAGCGTTCCGGCACCAGCTTGCTGGTAGTGGATGCCGCGTTTGAAGCGGTCGCAGCCCGTTTGAATACACAACTGGGTGGCGTATTAGACATTCTGGTCATCGACCATGACGAACATCACACACTGACCTCCGTTCTGCATCCTGCTGAGCGTGACCAGCGGGTCTCGATGGACCCAAGATTCGACGACCTGGCCTACCTGCTATTTACCTCTGGCAGCACAGGCGAACCCAAGGGTGTGCCGGTCTCGAACGGTAACTTGCTGGCGTATCTGGATAATATTTGTACGGTATTTGAGTTCAGAGAAGATGATCGTTTTTCGCAGTTCTTCGATTTTACCTTTGACCTGTCGGTGCACGATCTAATGGTGTGTTGGCAAAATGGTGCCTGTTTGTGTCCGCCCACCAAAGCCGGGATGTTGATGCCGCTTCACTTTGCTAAATCAGCACAACTCAGCGTGTGGTTTTCAGTCCCGTCGCTGGCGCTAACCGCCAAAGATTTGCTCGGCGATAAATTCAGCGAATTTGTCCTGCCGTCTCTGCGTTGCAGTCTTTTCTGCGGCGAGGCGCTACCGCAGACACTGGCACAGCAATGGCAAAAAATTGCCTCTGGACCGTTGATCAACCTATACGGCCCGACCGAGGCGACGATCGCCTTCACGGCACACGAATACAGCGACGCGGATACCGATTACAGCGTGGTGCCAATCGGCAAACCTTTCGGTACCAATCAGATTAGCTTGCTGGACGCAGCTGGCAACGCGCAGCCCCAAGCCGAGCTCTGTCTGGGTGGCGATCAAGTGTTTGCGGGTTATTGGATGCGCGATGACCTGACCGAAAAAGCGTTCCATCAGCGCGCCAACCAAACACCTTGGTATCGCAGCGGCGATGTGGCGTCCTTGCGCGATGATGCGGTATTGGTTTACCACGGCCGCGCCGACCGGCAGGTACAGGTTGGCGGGTTTCGTGTCGAACTGCAGGAAGTCGAACACGTGTTGCGCAACCTTACCGATCGCGGTGAGCTCGGTGTGATTGCGTACCCAGTCTCCGATATTGGCGAAGCCCGGGGCTTAATCGCATTCGTACGAGGTGAGGCGTTAGATACACAGGCGATTCGAGCAGCGTGCCAACAAGACTTGCCAACCTATATGATTCCAAGTGACATCGTCGCACTCGATGAGTTGCCCTACAACGCCAATGGCAAACTCGATTACAAACAGCTTTACAAAGTCGCAGAACAACGCACGGCCTAA
- a CDS encoding alpha/beta fold hydrolase produces MTYQYPTLYQLVENQTFQPANALITGVTGFLGGHFVFWRLQTPGKLFLLVRAEDKAAGWQRILDSLTLAAESYAMPLPSEDELRDRIVCVLGDMLEPNCGIESADMQALQTAEIDHVWHCAADMGFLPKHRDRLIRTNVQGTEMLMSVAKLVGVQRFVYISTAYTAGDKQYEVAEAVHDGTQNFANCYEESKFLTEKTVERFCEQNQLDWNILRPSIIMGPLESRKSGGTRFGAYSFVEGLFDIREILSKLNQKIRLEIPAHTTFNLIAVDQVVLDMMYLQSINFGNQHVYHLASASTLTSRETMRSFERAIGVESLDLVDKRDSAPTSLELVFDKGTEFHKGYYYSTKIFSRSLPKHETEFDIPLLDECMANFRVELSIEEKLKEQLEFETEEVTSWDGQRLNAYARGDQDLPAVMFINAYGMPLQFTVPISRTISKQYRFLTWDSRWVPDTTQAFEEDKCDSLTHVKDMLAILDQFGIEQCALVGWSSGAQVCLRALREYPERFSCGVLLNSGVSLTGDDIQETDYQQSLRSLFPKMAKTRAAAKLYCDLIYGDTTKVGLKDQGSIGTMLNSLDPELMNMTSAPFKDPESLYRYANMLYRNFEEPQDAYTADINHQVLVYGSEEDEVTHIDVARGLAARLVNAELQIAKNATHFAQYTDQEVGDMVVAFVSKHLPIQSMASEDKVHVGRS; encoded by the coding sequence ATGACCTACCAATACCCTACCCTTTACCAATTAGTTGAAAACCAAACTTTCCAACCTGCCAATGCATTGATTACCGGCGTTACCGGATTTCTCGGTGGCCATTTCGTATTTTGGAGATTACAAACACCGGGTAAATTATTTTTGTTGGTTCGCGCTGAAGATAAAGCCGCCGGCTGGCAACGTATTCTGGACTCGCTCACATTAGCCGCGGAATCCTATGCCATGCCGTTGCCGAGCGAAGACGAACTCCGTGACCGCATCGTGTGTGTGCTGGGCGACATGCTGGAGCCTAACTGTGGCATCGAGTCCGCCGACATGCAGGCGCTGCAAACCGCTGAAATCGATCATGTTTGGCATTGCGCGGCAGACATGGGCTTTTTACCCAAACATCGGGACCGCTTGATACGCACCAATGTGCAGGGCACAGAGATGTTAATGAGTGTCGCTAAACTGGTCGGTGTTCAACGTTTCGTCTACATCTCCACGGCCTATACCGCAGGCGACAAGCAGTATGAGGTCGCCGAAGCGGTGCATGATGGCACCCAGAATTTCGCGAACTGTTATGAAGAGAGCAAGTTCCTCACCGAAAAAACCGTGGAACGCTTCTGTGAACAAAACCAACTGGACTGGAACATATTGAGGCCGTCGATCATCATGGGCCCGCTGGAGAGTCGAAAAAGCGGTGGTACACGTTTTGGAGCCTATAGTTTTGTAGAAGGTCTCTTTGATATCCGCGAAATTCTGTCCAAGCTGAACCAAAAAATTCGCCTTGAGATTCCTGCCCACACGACATTCAATCTGATCGCAGTCGATCAGGTGGTGCTGGATATGATGTATTTGCAGTCGATTAACTTTGGCAACCAGCACGTCTACCACCTTGCCAGTGCGTCGACATTAACCTCGCGCGAAACCATGCGTTCGTTTGAACGCGCGATCGGTGTTGAAAGCCTTGATCTAGTAGATAAACGTGATAGCGCGCCAACTTCGTTGGAGTTGGTATTCGACAAAGGCACCGAATTTCACAAAGGCTACTACTATTCCACTAAGATTTTTTCACGCAGTCTGCCAAAACACGAGACCGAATTTGATATTCCGCTGCTGGACGAATGCATGGCGAATTTCCGGGTTGAGCTATCAATCGAGGAGAAACTCAAAGAGCAACTCGAATTCGAGACCGAGGAAGTTACCTCCTGGGATGGCCAACGCCTAAACGCGTATGCGCGTGGAGATCAAGACCTACCCGCAGTCATGTTCATCAACGCGTATGGGATGCCGCTACAGTTTACCGTGCCCATCTCTCGTACCATTTCCAAACAATATCGTTTTCTTACCTGGGATTCACGTTGGGTACCGGATACCACACAAGCGTTTGAAGAAGACAAGTGCGACTCACTCACGCATGTTAAAGATATGCTGGCGATACTGGACCAATTTGGTATCGAGCAATGTGCGCTGGTCGGCTGGAGTAGTGGCGCGCAAGTGTGCTTGCGGGCATTGCGTGAATATCCCGAGCGTTTCTCATGCGGTGTGTTGCTGAACAGCGGCGTGTCGCTGACAGGCGACGACATTCAGGAAACCGATTACCAGCAAAGCTTGCGTTCGCTGTTCCCTAAAATGGCCAAAACGCGCGCTGCCGCCAAACTCTATTGCGACTTAATCTATGGTGACACCACCAAGGTTGGCCTCAAGGACCAAGGCAGTATTGGCACCATGTTGAACAGCCTGGATCCCGAATTGATGAACATGACCAGTGCACCGTTCAAAGACCCGGAGTCACTGTATCGCTATGCCAATATGCTGTACCGCAACTTCGAGGAGCCACAAGATGCCTACACCGCAGACATCAACCACCAGGTTCTCGTATACGGTAGCGAAGAAGACGAGGTAACGCATATCGATGTCGCACGCGGGCTGGCAGCACGGCTAGTGAACGCAGAATTGCAGATAGCCAAGAATGCGACCCATTTTGCGCAGTACACAGACCAGGAAGTTGGCGATATGGTGGTCGCGTTTGTGAGCAAACACCTGCCAATCCAATCGATGGCCAGTGAGGACAAGGTTCATGTCGGTCGCTCGTGA
- a CDS encoding diiron oxygenase, with product MSSQAFQAVTSKLIANSVSQGINAFAYFDWPQTLEEDQYWFSPDALSVAHTDKRDELTEAELIRLAKWECVNSFSLNTLGERELIENMTNVMEQLKLGDAQEYLYHFINEENQHMWYFQKFCRAYAGKIYPSIAIPVEEKTLSKPLHHFLVFARIVLFEEIGHYFNIQNHKDERVHPFVRSINEAHYNDEARHITFGRRVLRELAADALTNDEDVAIATHELSKTLLVNYNALYNPSMYRDAGLESPMKIRSYLIDHPARQSLYKNVILKSANAAFVKIGITLNFPGDEND from the coding sequence ATGAGTAGTCAAGCATTTCAGGCGGTCACCAGCAAGCTGATCGCCAATTCTGTCAGTCAAGGTATCAATGCGTTTGCATATTTTGATTGGCCCCAAACATTGGAGGAGGACCAGTACTGGTTTTCGCCCGATGCACTGTCCGTCGCGCACACCGATAAGCGCGACGAATTAACCGAAGCCGAGCTGATCCGACTTGCTAAATGGGAGTGTGTCAACTCGTTCAGCCTCAATACGCTTGGAGAACGAGAGCTGATTGAGAACATGACCAATGTGATGGAGCAGCTCAAGTTAGGCGATGCGCAGGAGTACCTCTACCATTTTATTAACGAAGAAAACCAGCACATGTGGTATTTCCAAAAGTTCTGTCGCGCGTACGCTGGAAAGATCTACCCATCAATTGCGATTCCGGTGGAGGAGAAAACCTTAAGTAAACCACTGCATCATTTTCTGGTGTTTGCTCGCATCGTGTTATTTGAAGAGATCGGTCACTATTTCAATATCCAGAACCATAAGGACGAACGCGTCCACCCATTCGTGCGCAGCATCAACGAAGCGCATTACAACGACGAGGCACGCCACATCACATTTGGCCGACGCGTACTACGTGAACTCGCTGCGGATGCATTGACCAACGATGAGGACGTGGCAATCGCGACACACGAGTTGTCAAAAACCTTACTCGTGAACTACAACGCACTGTACAACCCATCAATGTATCGCGACGCCGGACTTGAGAGCCCAATGAAGATTCGCAGTTACTTGATTGACCATCCAGCACGACAAAGCTTGTACAAAAACGTCATTCTCAAGAGCGCCAACGCGGCCTTCGTCAAAATCGGCATTACCCTAAATTTTCCGGGAGACGAAAATGACTGA
- a CDS encoding M20 metallopeptidase family protein, producing MKLLKTLSLALTMSVTPALSQAKDDAKSNPFAQRAADIQSELIELRRDFHRHPEVAGEEVRTAQKVADYLDGLGLEVTTDIGGHGVIGLLKGSKPGKTVVWRADMDAMHSDEPDPVSFKSGIEGKRHICGHDVHTTIGLGIAKVLSERKAELAGNIYFLFQPAEETLHGAQAMINDGALDLMHADEIYGAHVSPLQVGVISAKPNMVFADWHHLEIRFNGNENTAEITALIDQIIAGQLRTNTDIQLWKPENYLHPEYGVANPNTVYKDYLLLSQSAKTRDTNQQLSIRTAFLTTNTDDLETVIIDLKAKLAKSPYADRLININASQRVPAVTNNEELTRASRAYLLNLGDNTEIGTHYGVLPFMTDDFAYFQQKIPGVYFFLGGSNFQQGVIAAPHTPNFQVDESAIEIGVRTFAALLSERAQR from the coding sequence ATGAAATTACTAAAAACACTCTCTCTCGCCTTAACCATGTCAGTCACGCCCGCTCTGAGTCAGGCTAAGGACGACGCCAAGTCAAACCCATTCGCTCAGCGAGCGGCCGACATACAATCAGAACTTATCGAGTTGCGACGCGATTTCCATCGCCATCCCGAAGTCGCTGGTGAGGAAGTTCGTACCGCGCAGAAAGTAGCCGACTATTTAGACGGCCTCGGCCTGGAGGTCACCACAGACATTGGTGGCCATGGTGTTATTGGATTACTAAAAGGGAGCAAACCTGGCAAGACCGTGGTCTGGCGAGCTGATATGGACGCCATGCATTCAGACGAACCAGATCCAGTCAGCTTTAAGTCCGGTATAGAAGGCAAAAGACACATCTGCGGGCACGATGTTCACACCACGATTGGGCTTGGAATCGCCAAAGTATTGTCCGAACGCAAAGCAGAACTCGCCGGTAATATCTATTTTTTGTTTCAACCTGCTGAGGAAACATTGCACGGAGCCCAAGCTATGATCAATGACGGCGCATTGGATCTCATGCACGCAGATGAAATCTATGGTGCACACGTGTCGCCATTGCAAGTTGGGGTTATTTCCGCCAAACCGAACATGGTTTTTGCTGACTGGCATCACCTAGAAATCCGCTTTAACGGCAATGAAAATACAGCGGAGATTACGGCATTAATTGACCAAATCATCGCTGGACAACTGCGAACAAACACCGATATTCAACTGTGGAAACCTGAGAACTACCTACACCCAGAATACGGTGTTGCCAATCCGAATACCGTGTACAAAGACTACTTATTGTTGTCACAATCGGCCAAAACCCGAGATACCAACCAGCAACTCTCGATTCGAACTGCTTTCCTCACTACCAACACCGATGACTTGGAAACCGTGATCATAGACCTCAAGGCGAAATTGGCCAAGTCTCCTTACGCTGACCGCTTAATAAATATCAACGCTAGTCAACGTGTACCTGCGGTCACCAACAACGAAGAGCTCACCCGGGCATCACGTGCTTACTTACTGAATCTGGGTGACAACACCGAAATTGGTACTCACTACGGCGTGCTGCCTTTCATGACCGATGACTTTGCGTACTTCCAGCAGAAGATTCCCGGCGTATACTTCTTCTTGGGTGGATCAAACTTCCAACAAGGCGTCATTGCCGCACCACATACACCTAATTTTCAAGTTGACGAGTCCGCTATCGAAATTGGCGTGCGCACTTTCGCTGCGCTACTCAGCGAGCGCGCTCAGCGCTAA